A window of the Archocentrus centrarchus isolate MPI-CPG fArcCen1 chromosome 9, fArcCen1, whole genome shotgun sequence genome harbors these coding sequences:
- the LOC115786134 gene encoding serine/threonine-protein kinase pim-3-like: MTPPQVHQPPYKTVGEHPSDSHVIEEKYVEDGTLGRGGFGSVYAGRRKIDNLPVAIKHIRKKKMHCHQVDFNGKTRIIPLEAFLMLKVGAGPATVGTCAAAAMLDWYELEREVLLVMEKPVPGVSLLNYMENNGGCLEEDAAKNITKQMVDAALMMHTKSIMHRDIKTENLLLETGSNDLRVRVIDFGCGCLVQEEPYSTFSGTASYAPPEFFKARMYEAGPTTVWQLGVLLYEMLHRAQHFNTLKFLCGELSFNTSMSQDCSNFLRHCLILDPQQRATLEQLQLDPWLQSHTVATTETPGEMPGF, encoded by the exons ATGACTCCTCCCCAGGTCCATCAGCCTCCATACAAAACAGTGGGAGAGCATCCCTCCGATTCACACGTAATAGAG GAGAAGTACGTGGAGGATGGTACGCTTGGTCGAGGAGGCTTTGGTTCAGTTTATGCTGGGAGGAGAAAGATAGATAACTTACCA GTGGCGATCAAACACATCCGCAAGAAAAAGATGCACTGTCATCAAGTG GACTTCAATGGCAAGACACGCATAATACCACTGGAAGCTTTCCTCATGCTGAAAGTGGGAGCCGGACCAGCAACAGTAGGCACTTGTGCAGCCGCCGCAATGCTAGACTGGTACGAGCTAGAGCGGGAGGTTCTTCTGGTCATGGAAAAACCAGTCCCAGGTGTGAGCCTGCTGAACTATATGGAGAACAATGGTGGATGCCTGGAAGAGGATGCTGCTAAG aaTATCACGAAGCAGATGGTGGATGCAGCCTTAATGATGCACACCAAAAGCATCATGCACCGAGACATCAAGACCGAAAACCTGCTCCTTGAAACCGGCTCCAATGACCTTCGAGTGCGGGTCATAGACTTTGGATGTGGCTGCCTGGTACAGGAAGAACCATATTCCACGTTCTCTG GAACCGCATCATACGCCCCTCCAGAGTTTTTCAAAGCCAGGATGTATGAGGCTGGCCCCACCACAGTCTGGCAGCTGGGCGTGCTGCTTTATGAAATGCTGCATAGAGCACAACATTTTAACACCTTGAAGTTCCTCTGTGGGGAACTTTCTTTTAACACTAGCATGTCCCAAG ACTGCTCAAATTTTCTGAGGCACTGTTTAATTCTAGACCCACAGCAGCGGGCCACCTTGGAGCAGCTTCAGCTGGACCCCTGGCTGCAGAGTCACACTGTAGCCACAACTGAAACACCTGGCGAGATGCCTGGCTTCtaa